AAATCAGAAACTAAAGCTATAAAATTAGTATTTGGGGATAAGGCAAAAGATATACCTATAAGTTCAACTAAATCTATGACAGGACATCTTTTAGGGGCTGCCGGAGCTATAGAAGCTATAGTGTGTGTTAAATCTGTTCAAGATAATTATATTCCACCTACCATAGGTTATAGAGAGGCAGATGAGGAATGCGATCTTGATTATGTTCCAAATGAGGGAAGAAATGCAGAGGTTAAATATGCCATGTCTAATTCCTTCGGATTTGGAGGTCATAATGCAGTAATTTTATTGAAAAAGTGGAGTGATTAATATGGATGTTAAGGCAATTGAAGATATTATAAGAACCATGGATAATTCACAATTGGGATATTTAGAAATAAATTGGCAGGGAATATCTATAATAATGAAGAAACAAGGGGAAGAAGGCAATATAAAAAATATAAATATTATGGGAGAAAATAAAGAAAAATTAAATGCTATTTCACAAAATTGTGAAGATAAAATAATAAGAACAAGAGAAGAGAAAACTAATGAATTAGAAATCACAGAAAGTGAGATTGCTACTGAAAAGGATGATTCTATAAAAGAAATAACAGCACCTATAGTAGGTACCTTTTATAGTTCACCTAGTCCTGATAAACCCTCTTTTGTAAATGTAGGCTCT
This window of the Clostridium kluyveri DSM 555 genome carries:
- the accB gene encoding acetyl-CoA carboxylase biotin carboxyl carrier protein translates to MDVKAIEDIIRTMDNSQLGYLEINWQGISIIMKKQGEEGNIKNINIMGENKEKLNAISQNCEDKIIRTREEKTNELEITESEIATEKDDSIKEITAPIVGTFYSSPSPDKPSFVNVGSKVKKGDVLCIIEAMKLMNEIQSEVEGEVVEILAKNEQMVEYGQLIFKIKVSN